From the genome of Myxococcus stipitatus, one region includes:
- a CDS encoding urease accessory protein UreD, with protein MSLSPPRSTPSRAGFARLAFERSGPHTVVRTALAHSPLRLLTPRNHGHAAWAYTSSFGGGLVDGDHLHLDVDVAPSATAWLSSQGANRVYRSPMGCRSDVSARVGEDALLAFVPDPTACFTGARYAQTFDFTLAPGASLVFADVVTCGRSASGERWAFEHYTSTLKVTLGDRALVDERWVLEPGHGALVERLGRFEALASVLLVGPALAVARTELLARVTALPVTTRADLIPSASPLGTHGLLLRAAAVSVEALVHTTRDWLAFLPPLLGDDPWARRV; from the coding sequence GTGAGCCTGTCTCCCCCTCGGTCCACACCGTCCCGCGCGGGCTTCGCCCGACTGGCCTTCGAGCGCTCCGGCCCTCACACCGTGGTGCGCACGGCCCTGGCGCACAGCCCGCTGCGGCTGCTCACGCCGCGCAACCACGGCCACGCCGCGTGGGCGTACACCAGCTCGTTCGGCGGTGGGCTGGTGGACGGGGACCACCTGCATCTGGACGTGGACGTGGCGCCGAGCGCCACCGCGTGGCTGTCCTCCCAGGGCGCCAACCGCGTGTACCGCTCTCCCATGGGCTGCCGCAGTGACGTCTCCGCGCGCGTGGGCGAGGACGCGCTGCTCGCCTTCGTGCCCGACCCCACGGCCTGCTTCACGGGGGCGCGCTACGCGCAGACCTTCGACTTCACCCTCGCGCCAGGCGCGTCGCTCGTCTTCGCGGACGTCGTCACCTGCGGCCGCAGCGCCAGCGGCGAGCGCTGGGCCTTCGAGCACTACACCTCCACCTTGAAGGTGACGCTGGGAGACCGGGCCCTGGTGGACGAGCGCTGGGTGCTGGAGCCCGGACACGGCGCCCTCGTGGAGCGGCTGGGCCGCTTCGAGGCCCTGGCCTCCGTGCTGCTCGTGGGCCCGGCGCTGGCGGTCGCGCGCACGGAGCTGCTCGCCCGCGTCACCGCCCTGCCCGTCACGACGCGCGCCGACCTCATCCCCTCCGCCAGCCCCCTGGGCACCCACGGCCTGCTGCTGCGCGCCGCCGCCGTCTCCGTGGAGGCCCTGGTCCACACCACCCGCGACTGGCTGGCCTTCCTCCCCCCGCTGCTGGGCGACGACCCCTGGGCCCGCCGGGTCTGA
- a CDS encoding urease accessory protein UreF — protein MGSFWKVLQLGDSGFPTGGFAHSGGLEAAVQAGEVRGAPELRRFLRELLWQAGHGALPLLGAAHREPSGLPALDARADAFLSSHVANRASRTQGRAFLDTCARIFPGPVGPVREAARSGGLCFHHAPVFGAVLRALDVALEDAQRLHLSLTARGALSAAVRLGIVGTHESHQLQHQAAPLLDAVMERCAGLGVEDLAQPSPLLDLLGSTHDRLYSRLFLS, from the coding sequence ATGGGCTCGTTCTGGAAGGTGCTCCAGCTGGGGGACTCGGGGTTTCCCACCGGAGGCTTCGCGCACTCGGGCGGGTTGGAGGCCGCGGTGCAGGCGGGCGAGGTGCGCGGCGCGCCGGAGCTGCGGCGGTTCCTGCGGGAGCTGCTGTGGCAGGCCGGGCATGGGGCGCTGCCGCTTCTGGGCGCGGCGCACCGGGAGCCCTCGGGGTTGCCAGCGCTGGACGCGCGCGCGGACGCGTTCCTGTCCAGCCACGTGGCCAACCGCGCCAGCCGCACGCAGGGCCGCGCGTTCCTGGACACGTGCGCGCGCATCTTCCCCGGCCCCGTGGGCCCGGTGCGCGAGGCGGCGCGCTCGGGTGGACTCTGCTTCCACCACGCGCCCGTGTTCGGCGCGGTGCTGCGCGCGCTGGACGTGGCGCTGGAGGACGCGCAGCGGCTGCACCTGTCGCTCACGGCGCGCGGCGCGCTGTCCGCGGCGGTGCGGCTGGGCATCGTGGGCACGCACGAGTCGCACCAGCTCCAGCATCAGGCGGCGCCGCTGTTGGACGCGGTGATGGAGCGGTGCGCGGGGTTGGGGGTGGAGGACCTGGCCCAGCCCTCGCCGCTGTTGGACCTGCTGGGCTCCACGCACGACCGGCTCTATTCGAGGCTCTTCCTGTCCTGA
- the ureA gene encoding urease subunit gamma, with amino-acid sequence MGPPGVRRVHLSPRDVDKLLLHQAGFLAQKRLARGVRLSYPEAVALIATQLLEFIRDGKNVAELMDLGRRLLGRAQVMEGVPEMLAEVQVEGTFADGSKLVTVHHPVVAEHGDLTLALHGSFLPVPPLERFGAPPAPVDGIPGEVRVQPGELVLNEGRDSISLTVTHQGDRPIQVGSHYPFFETNRALVFDREKAYGRRLDIPAGTAVRFEPGERKTVQLVAIAGEQVVRGGNALGSGKVSAENRERAMQAVREQGFGHEEER; translated from the coding sequence ATGGGCCCTCCAGGAGTCAGGCGCGTGCATCTGTCCCCTCGTGATGTGGACAAGTTGTTGCTGCACCAGGCGGGCTTCCTGGCCCAGAAGCGCCTCGCCCGAGGGGTGCGGCTGAGCTACCCGGAGGCGGTGGCGCTGATCGCCACGCAGTTGCTGGAGTTCATCCGCGACGGGAAGAACGTGGCGGAGCTGATGGACCTGGGGCGGCGCCTGTTGGGGCGGGCCCAGGTGATGGAGGGCGTGCCGGAGATGCTCGCGGAGGTGCAGGTGGAGGGCACCTTCGCGGACGGCTCGAAGCTGGTGACGGTGCACCACCCGGTGGTGGCCGAGCACGGCGACCTGACGCTGGCGCTGCATGGCAGCTTCCTCCCGGTGCCTCCGCTGGAGCGCTTCGGGGCGCCGCCGGCCCCGGTCGACGGCATCCCCGGCGAAGTGCGCGTGCAGCCCGGGGAGCTGGTCCTCAACGAGGGCCGCGACAGCATCTCCCTCACGGTGACGCACCAGGGCGACCGCCCCATCCAGGTGGGCAGCCACTACCCGTTCTTCGAGACGAACCGCGCGCTGGTGTTCGACCGGGAGAAGGCCTACGGCCGCAGGCTGGACATCCCGGCGGGCACCGCGGTGCGCTTCGAGCCGGGAGAGCGCAAGACGGTGCAGCTGGTCGCCATCGCGGGCGAGCAGGTGGTGCGCGGCGGCAACGCGCTGGGCAGCGGCAAGGTGTCGGCGGAGAATCGCGAGCGCGCCATGCAAGCGGTCCGGGAGCAAGGCTTCGGCCACGAGGAGGAGCGCTGA
- a CDS encoding Tox-REase-5 domain-containing protein: protein MGKPVTLGQFPARLAVGHVLRKVLERGALSRAELVDQAEQLSHLAVLRPDGCIAWVVNGRTQQRAAPVEWRDGAFRSHRFELGRFYTAHSGVYRLLDDALKEVDGIPIAEVYDDADYVGRVLDGAEFAVVKLALSIGHFFTYPLDSIASLKNLPAGVAALIESSPAYFERFRYMTRGEQIEAVAELATNLLVTTGTAGATTRTVTGALAGAEAMVPRVALSASGALTLERVAVPVGRAAAVLGGGPGAAIILQRASIAAKEGAPSNEPGQWGPASESMSPRARRYQEQITGHSADEAYWVGGVGKDSGGVKFDGFDKGALLEAKGPGYANKFLDNLKPKVWFEESGAKALVEQAQRQLAKAPSSVPNKWFIAEEKTAEAIRMLLRKERIIGIEVLYVPPL, encoded by the coding sequence ATGGGCAAGCCCGTGACGCTGGGGCAGTTCCCCGCGCGGCTCGCGGTGGGCCATGTGCTGCGCAAGGTGCTGGAGCGGGGGGCGCTGTCGCGCGCCGAGCTGGTGGACCAGGCCGAGCAGCTCTCTCATCTGGCGGTGCTCCGTCCTGACGGCTGCATTGCGTGGGTGGTCAACGGGAGAACGCAGCAGCGAGCCGCGCCAGTGGAATGGAGGGACGGAGCCTTTCGATCGCACCGCTTCGAGCTCGGACGCTTCTACACGGCGCACTCGGGTGTCTACCGGCTGCTGGATGACGCGCTGAAGGAAGTGGATGGGATTCCGATTGCGGAGGTCTACGACGACGCGGACTACGTGGGCCGCGTGTTGGATGGGGCCGAGTTCGCGGTCGTGAAGCTGGCGCTCTCCATCGGCCACTTCTTCACCTACCCGCTGGACAGCATCGCCTCCCTGAAGAACCTGCCTGCCGGCGTGGCCGCGCTCATCGAGTCGTCACCGGCCTACTTCGAGCGCTTCCGCTACATGACGCGAGGGGAGCAGATCGAAGCGGTGGCCGAGCTGGCGACGAACCTCCTCGTCACGACGGGGACGGCCGGGGCCACGACACGCACGGTGACCGGAGCGCTCGCGGGAGCGGAGGCCATGGTGCCGAGGGTGGCCTTGTCCGCGAGCGGGGCCCTGACCCTCGAGCGTGTGGCGGTGCCAGTGGGTCGCGCGGCGGCGGTGCTCGGAGGCGGTCCCGGGGCGGCCATCATCCTCCAGCGGGCGAGCATCGCGGCGAAAGAGGGAGCACCGTCGAATGAGCCCGGCCAGTGGGGACCGGCCAGCGAGTCCATGTCTCCCCGCGCGCGGCGCTACCAGGAACAAATCACCGGGCACTCGGCGGACGAGGCATACTGGGTCGGAGGCGTCGGCAAGGACAGCGGAGGCGTGAAGTTCGATGGCTTCGACAAGGGCGCTCTGCTGGAGGCAAAGGGGCCGGGCTATGCGAACAAGTTTCTCGACAACCTCAAGCCGAAGGTCTGGTTCGAGGAGTCGGGCGCCAAGGCCCTCGTTGAGCAGGCGCAGAGACAATTGGCCAAGGCCCCTTCGAGCGTTCCGAACAAGTGGTTCATAGCCGAAGAGAAGACAGCCGAAGCCATCCGCATGCTCCTTCGGAAGGAGCGGATTATCGGGATCGAGGTGCTCTATGTCCCCCCATTGTAG
- the ureC gene encoding urease subunit alpha: protein MSRKMDRRHYADMFGPTTGDKVRLGDTGLWAEVERDATVYGDECKFGGGKVLREGMGQRAGTHDVDALDVVITNALVLDWTGIYKADIGIKAGRIVGIGKAGNPDVMAGVTPGMVVGVTTEAISAEGHLVTAGGLDTHIHFICPQQADEALASGITTWVGGGTGPATGTKATTCTPGIWNLHRMLQATDTIPLNIGLTGKGNTSLPEGLVDQIRAGAIGLKLHEDWGTTPAAIDTCLSVAEGEDIQVTIHTDTLNESGYVADSLAAFKGRTIHTYHSEGAGGGHAPDIIQVCGAPNVLPSSTNPTRPYTRNTLDEHLDMLMVCHHLDPEIPEDVAFAESRIRGETIAAEDILHDLGAISMMSSDSQAMGRVGEVICRTWQTAHKMREQRGRLREERGDNDNLRIRRYLAKYTINPAIAHGLAHEVGSVEVGKLADLVVWRPAFFGIRPELVLKGGFIAWGQMGDANASIPTPQPYIMRPMFGARGRALGATSLAFVSQRAFAEDALRGLGLGKRLAPVSRCRGLGKRDMRLNDATPAITVDPETYEVRADGELLRCEPATRLPLAQRYTLF from the coding sequence ATGAGCCGGAAGATGGACCGCCGTCACTACGCGGACATGTTCGGTCCCACCACCGGGGACAAGGTGCGCCTGGGCGACACCGGCCTGTGGGCCGAGGTGGAACGCGACGCGACCGTCTACGGCGACGAGTGCAAGTTCGGCGGTGGCAAGGTGCTGCGCGAGGGCATGGGCCAGCGCGCGGGCACGCACGACGTGGACGCGCTCGACGTGGTCATCACCAACGCCCTCGTCCTCGACTGGACGGGCATCTACAAGGCGGACATCGGCATCAAGGCGGGCCGCATCGTCGGCATCGGCAAGGCGGGCAACCCGGACGTCATGGCCGGCGTGACGCCGGGCATGGTGGTGGGCGTCACCACGGAGGCCATCTCCGCGGAGGGGCACCTCGTCACGGCGGGCGGCCTGGACACGCACATCCACTTCATCTGCCCGCAGCAGGCGGACGAGGCGCTCGCCAGCGGCATCACCACCTGGGTGGGCGGTGGCACGGGGCCCGCCACCGGCACCAAGGCCACCACGTGCACGCCCGGCATCTGGAACCTCCACCGGATGCTCCAGGCCACGGACACGATTCCGCTCAACATCGGGCTGACGGGCAAGGGCAACACGTCCCTGCCCGAGGGCCTGGTGGACCAGATTCGCGCGGGCGCCATCGGCCTGAAGCTGCACGAGGACTGGGGCACCACGCCCGCCGCCATCGACACCTGCCTGTCCGTGGCCGAGGGCGAGGACATCCAGGTCACCATCCACACCGACACGCTCAACGAGTCGGGCTACGTGGCGGACTCGCTCGCGGCGTTCAAGGGCCGCACCATCCACACGTACCACTCCGAGGGCGCCGGCGGCGGCCACGCGCCGGACATCATCCAGGTGTGCGGCGCGCCCAACGTGCTGCCCTCGTCCACCAACCCCACGCGGCCGTACACGCGCAACACGTTGGACGAGCACCTCGACATGCTCATGGTCTGCCATCACCTGGACCCGGAGATTCCCGAGGACGTCGCGTTCGCGGAGAGCCGCATCCGGGGAGAGACCATCGCCGCGGAGGACATCCTCCACGACCTGGGCGCCATCAGCATGATGTCCTCGGACAGCCAGGCCATGGGCCGGGTGGGCGAGGTCATCTGCCGCACGTGGCAGACGGCGCACAAGATGCGCGAGCAGCGCGGGCGCCTGCGTGAGGAGCGGGGCGACAACGACAACCTGCGCATCCGCCGCTACCTCGCGAAGTACACCATCAACCCGGCCATCGCGCATGGGCTGGCGCACGAGGTGGGCTCGGTCGAGGTGGGCAAGCTGGCGGACCTGGTGGTGTGGCGCCCGGCCTTCTTCGGCATCCGGCCGGAGCTGGTGCTCAAGGGTGGCTTCATCGCCTGGGGGCAGATGGGCGACGCCAACGCGTCCATCCCCACGCCGCAGCCGTACATCATGCGGCCCATGTTCGGCGCGCGCGGGCGGGCGCTCGGCGCGACGAGCCTGGCGTTCGTGTCGCAGCGGGCGTTCGCGGAGGACGCGCTGCGCGGGCTGGGGCTGGGCAAGCGGCTGGCGCCGGTGAGCCGGTGCCGGGGGCTGGGCAAGCGGGACATGCGGCTCAACGACGCGACGCCCGCCATCACCGTGGACCCGGAGACGTACGAGGTGCGCGCGGACGGAGAGCTGCTGCGCTGCGAGCCCGCCACGCGGCTGCCGCTCGCCCAGCGCTACACGCTGTTCTGA
- a CDS encoding NAD(P)-dependent alcohol dehydrogenase: protein MGHPVRAALLQEVNGPFVIDEVELESPRANELLVRVTASGICHTDLTYRAGAGRFPLPVVLGHEGAGVVQAVGEGVTDFAPGDTVVLSYFSCRACATCAGGHPAYCQQGYAGNFSGARPDGTFPMRWRGAPIRSSFFHQSSFATHVLAHRHNAVKVGASVSPELLAPLGCGFQTGAGAVLEAFKLQPGQQLAVFGAGAVGLAAIMAARVAGASSIIAVDLDARRLELARELGATDTFLATQPDLTKTLLKRTRGGADFALECVGLPQVLRQAFDVTRPLGTCGLLGLPSPDNSDVTLSMMGLLVGKRLVGILEGDVDPKTFIPRLVSLHVEGRFPLEKLSRSYAFEAINDAVHDMETRTVIKPVLRMNGGHTS from the coding sequence ATGGGTCATCCAGTCCGAGCCGCGCTGCTGCAGGAGGTGAATGGTCCCTTCGTCATCGACGAGGTCGAGCTGGAGTCGCCGCGCGCGAACGAGCTGCTCGTGCGGGTGACGGCCAGTGGCATCTGCCACACGGACCTCACGTATCGCGCGGGCGCGGGGCGCTTCCCGCTCCCGGTGGTGCTCGGTCACGAGGGCGCGGGCGTGGTGCAGGCCGTGGGCGAAGGGGTGACGGACTTCGCCCCGGGCGACACCGTGGTGCTCAGCTACTTCTCGTGTCGCGCCTGCGCCACCTGCGCGGGAGGCCATCCCGCGTATTGCCAGCAGGGCTACGCGGGGAACTTCTCCGGCGCCCGGCCGGATGGCACCTTCCCCATGCGCTGGCGGGGAGCGCCCATCCGGTCGAGCTTCTTCCACCAGTCCTCCTTCGCCACCCACGTGCTGGCGCACCGGCACAACGCGGTGAAGGTCGGCGCCTCGGTGTCTCCCGAGCTGCTCGCGCCCTTGGGGTGTGGCTTCCAGACGGGCGCGGGCGCGGTGCTGGAGGCCTTCAAGCTCCAGCCCGGCCAGCAGCTCGCCGTCTTCGGGGCGGGCGCGGTGGGGCTCGCGGCCATCATGGCGGCGCGCGTCGCCGGGGCGTCGTCCATCATCGCCGTGGACCTGGACGCTCGGAGGCTCGAGCTCGCCCGCGAGCTGGGGGCCACGGACACGTTCCTCGCCACGCAGCCCGACCTCACGAAGACCCTCCTCAAACGCACCCGGGGTGGGGCGGACTTCGCGCTCGAGTGCGTCGGCCTGCCCCAGGTGCTACGGCAGGCGTTCGACGTGACGCGTCCCTTGGGGACGTGCGGCCTGCTGGGGCTGCCCTCTCCGGACAACTCCGACGTCACGCTCTCGATGATGGGGCTGCTCGTGGGCAAGCGCCTGGTGGGCATCCTCGAGGGGGACGTGGACCCGAAGACGTTCATCCCCCGGCTCGTCTCGCTGCACGTCGAGGGGCGCTTCCCGCTGGAGAAGCTCAGCCGCTCCTACGCGTTCGAGGCCATCAACGACGCGGTGCACGACATGGAGACACGCACGGTCATCAAGCCCGTGCTGCGCATGAACGGAGGACACACGTCATGA
- the ureG gene encoding urease accessory protein UreG yields the protein MHDDHRGHGHDDDHDHTHEEWDHPGHFHEREEPKQRDYQARAFTIGIGGPVGSGKTALVLALCRKLRERYRLGVVTNDIFTKEDAEFLVRNEALSPERIKAVETGGCPHAAIREDISHNLLALEQLMEELKPELLIVESGGDNLAAQYSRELADYTVYVIDVAGGDKVPRKGGPGITQSDLLIINKTDLAPHVGADLGVMERDARKMRGDGPFVFTQVTKGVGLDEVVEHLMGAWRRRTGARPA from the coding sequence ATGCACGACGACCACCGCGGCCACGGCCATGACGACGACCACGACCACACGCACGAGGAGTGGGACCACCCGGGCCACTTCCACGAGCGGGAGGAGCCGAAGCAGCGCGACTACCAGGCGCGGGCGTTCACGATTGGCATCGGCGGGCCGGTGGGCAGCGGCAAGACGGCGCTGGTGCTGGCGCTGTGCCGCAAGCTGCGCGAGCGCTACCGGCTGGGCGTGGTGACCAACGACATCTTCACCAAGGAGGACGCGGAGTTCCTCGTCCGCAACGAGGCGCTGTCCCCGGAGCGCATCAAGGCGGTGGAGACGGGCGGCTGCCCCCACGCCGCCATCCGCGAGGACATCAGCCACAACCTGCTCGCGCTGGAGCAGCTCATGGAGGAGCTGAAGCCGGAGCTGCTCATCGTCGAGAGCGGCGGCGACAACCTGGCGGCGCAGTACAGCCGGGAGCTGGCGGACTACACCGTCTACGTCATCGACGTGGCCGGCGGAGACAAGGTGCCGCGCAAGGGCGGGCCGGGCATCACCCAGTCCGACCTGCTCATCATCAACAAGACGGACCTGGCGCCCCACGTGGGCGCGGACCTGGGCGTCATGGAGCGCGACGCCCGGAAGATGCGGGGCGACGGCCCCTTCGTCTTCACCCAGGTGACCAAGGGCGTGGGACTCGACGAGGTGGTCGAGCACCTGATGGGCGCCTGGCGGAGGCGCACCGGGGCACGACCGGCGTAG
- a CDS encoding PilZ domain-containing protein produces MSQLSTRNVMPDDRRLFPRLQAPLYARPARLKFGDKRQVLDASLGGVRIYSDEQYSVGSQLEVDLFLGDGSSLECRARVAWINKLPKDAVARFEVGLAFMDSTPEMLERLKTVLVADEVEAPRS; encoded by the coding sequence ATGAGCCAGTTGAGCACGAGGAACGTCATGCCCGATGATCGCCGTCTGTTCCCCCGGCTCCAGGCGCCGCTCTATGCACGGCCGGCGCGCTTGAAGTTCGGCGACAAGCGACAGGTGCTGGATGCCAGCCTCGGAGGAGTACGCATCTACTCCGACGAGCAATATTCGGTAGGCAGCCAGCTCGAGGTGGACCTGTTCCTGGGAGATGGCTCGTCCCTGGAGTGTCGAGCCCGGGTGGCGTGGATCAACAAGCTCCCGAAGGACGCCGTGGCCCGGTTCGAGGTGGGGCTGGCGTTCATGGACAGCACGCCGGAGATGCTGGAGCGTCTCAAGACGGTGCTCGTCGCCGACGAGGTCGAGGCGCCCCGGAGCTGA
- a CDS encoding immunity 52 family protein, whose amino-acid sequence MTERIDEEESYFCGAYWGARKETSEECARRLEAFLGLLAGVDPSFVPWFKQGKSRADALMHPIESTVAGLEKLIRKGRDRVVEELGFRFSAWNGASDDSDGSSLKLTCGGSSPRVSNVCLLELPSRGPNADRVLAAPLLRGVVKSMAAAWEPDFVVAMSSAHLQMLRDNEPSEIWPGWVIYIAQQRGSVPPLPEPVRVEDVEGKGTLIVLTPERFTASNPEHVTLAERVRELLDRAGLLKPVQAQP is encoded by the coding sequence GTGACCGAACGTATCGATGAGGAAGAATCGTATTTCTGTGGCGCGTATTGGGGCGCGCGCAAAGAGACATCGGAAGAGTGCGCAAGACGTCTCGAAGCGTTCTTGGGTCTCCTTGCGGGCGTTGACCCATCGTTCGTTCCATGGTTCAAGCAAGGCAAGTCACGCGCTGATGCCTTGATGCATCCCATTGAGTCCACGGTGGCGGGCTTGGAGAAGCTCATCCGCAAAGGAAGAGACCGGGTCGTTGAAGAACTCGGGTTCCGATTCAGCGCATGGAATGGTGCGAGTGACGACAGCGATGGGAGTTCCCTCAAGCTGACGTGTGGGGGGAGTTCTCCGCGAGTGAGCAACGTCTGCTTGCTCGAGCTGCCCAGTCGAGGTCCAAATGCAGACCGGGTGCTTGCCGCTCCCCTTCTCCGCGGTGTCGTGAAGAGCATGGCGGCGGCTTGGGAGCCGGACTTCGTGGTGGCAATGTCGTCCGCTCATCTCCAGATGCTCAGGGACAACGAGCCCTCGGAGATCTGGCCTGGATGGGTCATCTATATTGCCCAGCAGCGAGGCTCCGTGCCCCCCCTGCCGGAACCTGTTCGCGTCGAGGACGTCGAGGGCAAGGGCACGCTGATCGTCCTCACCCCCGAGCGATTCACGGCCAGCAATCCAGAGCACGTGACGCTCGCTGAGCGGGTGCGCGAACTGCTGGATCGAGCGGGACTGTTGAAGCCAGTCCAAGCCCAACCCTAG
- a CDS encoding DUF4334 domain-containing protein — translation MTFDEAVKAGRISLEQALALFDGLPTVDLAFMKGRWKGSELYTGHRMDGMLSATGWYGKQFIDPESVHPLLFFTEDRASVFAVDPRKWPSPTIRGPVGAHRADVETDKFKARLRMTEYRGKLSATMIYDDWPTNDVFRKVDEHTVLGAMDARDMAQPYFFILRRD, via the coding sequence ATGACGTTCGATGAGGCGGTGAAGGCCGGTCGCATCTCGCTGGAGCAGGCGCTCGCGCTGTTCGACGGCCTGCCCACGGTGGACCTGGCGTTCATGAAGGGCCGGTGGAAGGGCAGCGAGCTGTACACCGGTCACCGCATGGACGGCATGCTCTCCGCGACGGGCTGGTACGGGAAGCAGTTCATCGACCCGGAGAGCGTGCATCCGCTGCTGTTCTTCACGGAGGACCGCGCGTCCGTGTTCGCGGTGGACCCGAGGAAGTGGCCGTCGCCCACGATTCGGGGCCCGGTGGGCGCGCACCGCGCGGACGTCGAGACGGACAAGTTCAAGGCGCGCCTGCGCATGACCGAGTACCGGGGCAAGCTCAGCGCGACGATGATCTACGACGACTGGCCCACCAACGACGTGTTCCGCAAGGTGGATGAGCACACCGTGCTCGGGGCCATGGACGCCCGGGACATGGCTCAACCGTATTTCTTCATCCTCCGTCGGGACTGA
- a CDS encoding erythromycin esterase family protein, translating to MSRFDESPEFPPALLEGVRASAIPVTGAASDLDLLVEALGDARFVLLGEATHGTREFYQWRAALTRRLIAGHGFHGLAVEADWPDALRVNAFVHGEGSDEDASAALSDFQRFPRWMWRNREVAALVTWLRAHNAAVAPERRAGFYGLDLYSLHASMRAVVDYLEQVDPEAARRARERYGCFEQFGDEPQAYGHATAFGYADTCEDAVREQLQELRERQPRDARDEDTRFFAEQNARLAANAEAYYRAMFAGRHEGWNLRDSHMADTADALAAHLSRGDGPARLVLWAHNSHLGDARATQLGEQGELNLGQLLRERHGRAVFNLGFTTYTGTVIAAREWDEPGLRRRVRPALEGSYEHLFHEVGSPAFLLRTQDLGEAAGGLRERRLERAIGVVYAPRTERWSHYFLADLPAQFDAVLHVDTSHALQPLDAEAGHEEEDAPDTFPSGL from the coding sequence ATGAGCCGCTTCGACGAGTCCCCAGAGTTTCCGCCCGCCCTGCTGGAAGGCGTGCGGGCGTCGGCAATCCCCGTCACCGGCGCGGCGTCCGACCTCGACCTCCTGGTCGAAGCCCTCGGCGACGCGCGCTTCGTCCTGCTGGGAGAAGCCACGCACGGCACGCGCGAGTTCTACCAGTGGCGCGCGGCCCTCACGCGCCGGCTCATCGCCGGACACGGCTTCCACGGCCTCGCGGTGGAGGCGGACTGGCCGGACGCCCTGCGCGTCAATGCCTTCGTCCATGGCGAGGGCTCCGACGAGGACGCCTCCGCGGCACTGAGCGACTTCCAGCGCTTCCCCCGCTGGATGTGGCGCAACCGCGAGGTCGCGGCGCTCGTCACCTGGCTGCGCGCCCACAACGCCGCCGTGGCCCCGGAGCGGCGCGCCGGTTTCTACGGGCTGGACCTCTACAGCCTCCATGCCTCCATGCGCGCCGTCGTGGACTACCTGGAGCAGGTGGACCCGGAGGCCGCGCGCCGCGCCCGCGAGCGCTACGGCTGCTTCGAGCAGTTCGGCGACGAGCCCCAGGCCTATGGGCACGCCACCGCGTTCGGGTACGCGGACACGTGCGAGGACGCCGTGCGGGAGCAGCTCCAGGAACTGCGTGAGCGCCAGCCCCGGGACGCGCGCGATGAGGACACCCGCTTCTTCGCCGAGCAGAACGCCCGGCTCGCGGCCAACGCGGAGGCGTACTACCGCGCGATGTTCGCGGGTCGGCACGAGGGCTGGAACCTGCGCGACAGCCACATGGCGGACACCGCGGACGCGCTCGCCGCGCACCTGTCTCGCGGCGATGGCCCCGCGCGCCTCGTGCTGTGGGCGCACAACTCGCACCTGGGAGACGCGCGCGCCACCCAGCTCGGCGAACAGGGGGAGCTGAACCTCGGGCAGCTCCTGCGCGAGCGCCACGGCCGCGCGGTCTTCAACCTCGGCTTCACCACGTACACGGGCACCGTCATCGCCGCGCGGGAGTGGGACGAGCCCGGCCTGCGACGCCGCGTGCGCCCCGCGCTCGAAGGCAGCTACGAACACCTCTTCCACGAGGTGGGCTCGCCCGCCTTCCTCCTCCGCACCCAGGACCTGGGAGAGGCCGCCGGCGGCCTGCGCGAGCGACGCCTGGAGCGGGCCATCGGCGTGGTGTACGCCCCGCGCACCGAGCGCTGGAGCCACTACTTCCTCGCGGACCTCCCCGCGCAGTTCGACGCGGTCCTCCACGTCGACACTTCGCACGCCCTCCAGCCGCTCGACGCCGAAGCCGGCCACGAGGAGGAGGACGCCCCGGACACCTTCCCCTCGGGTCTGTAG
- a CDS encoding YciI family protein: MKYLTFIRSSETHRHSGPPAALMEAMGPYIEKSFKDGTLVDTGGLLPSSEGFRVRLSNGKLSVIDGPFTESKEVIGGWAIIQASSKEEALRISTEFMELHRKHWPEFEGESEVRPMFDPGAMGK, encoded by the coding sequence ATGAAGTACCTGACCTTCATCCGCAGCTCCGAGACCCACCGCCACTCCGGCCCGCCGGCCGCGCTGATGGAGGCGATGGGCCCGTACATCGAGAAGTCCTTCAAGGATGGGACGCTCGTCGACACGGGCGGCCTGCTGCCGAGCAGCGAGGGCTTCCGCGTCCGGCTCTCCAACGGGAAGCTCTCCGTGATTGACGGCCCCTTCACCGAGAGCAAGGAGGTCATCGGCGGCTGGGCCATCATCCAGGCCAGCTCCAAGGAAGAGGCGCTGCGCATCTCCACCGAGTTCATGGAGCTGCACCGCAAGCACTGGCCCGAGTTCGAGGGCGAGTCGGAGGTCCGGCCCATGTTCGACCCCGGCGCGATGGGGAAGTAG